Proteins from one Longimicrobium sp. genomic window:
- a CDS encoding type IV pilin protein: protein MRRTVRNTKGFTLIELMIVVVIIGILAALAIPRFTQASARAKEKEADGILKQVYTLQQTYYANNGTWATGFSDLTAVGWETPTGLKWYTAPTSVTFPVSMGGCTGKGYNTRQISDTGAITDNGAC, encoded by the coding sequence ATGCGCCGCACCGTCCGCAACACCAAGGGCTTCACCCTGATCGAGCTGATGATCGTGGTCGTGATCATCGGCATCCTGGCCGCCCTGGCGATCCCCCGCTTCACGCAGGCCTCGGCCCGCGCGAAGGAGAAGGAAGCCGATGGCATCCTCAAGCAGGTGTACACCCTGCAGCAGACCTACTACGCGAACAACGGCACCTGGGCCACCGGCTTCAGCGACCTGACCGCGGTGGGCTGGGAGACGCCGACCGGCCTGAAGTGGTACACCGCCCCGACCTCGGTCACCTTCCCGGTCTCGATGGGCGGCTGCACCGGCAAGGGCTACAACACGCGCCAGATCAGCGACACCGGCGCCATCACCGACAACGGCGCCTGCTGA
- a CDS encoding NAD(P)/FAD-dependent oxidoreductase, producing the protein MSDASGITDVTIIGGGPTGLFAAFYAGLRGVSCRIVDALPQLGGQLMALYPEKYVFDVGGLPRILAKDLAKNMIEQGTQFGPEVVLGEEVQRLEPDGDHIRLVTQKGEYLTKTVVITAGKGALNPRVLECPGWNEHAGDGGGVHTHVRQPEDFRGKRVLLVGGGDSAVDWVLGLKGVASEVTLIHRRPEFRAHKASVEQMWKAAEAGEVAVKTPYEVRSIHGRAGCVAKATIYNNDTNEDVEMEVDAVVALLGFKPDLGPIGNWGLELEKNTIKVSQLMETNLPGVYAAGDVVHYPGKLELIATGYGEAAIAVNNAVHHINPKARVNPGHSTNLKIFKQDD; encoded by the coding sequence GTGTCGGACGCGAGCGGCATCACGGACGTGACCATCATCGGCGGCGGGCCCACGGGGCTGTTCGCCGCCTTCTACGCGGGGCTGCGCGGCGTAAGCTGCCGCATCGTGGATGCGCTGCCGCAGCTGGGCGGGCAGCTGATGGCCCTGTATCCCGAGAAGTACGTCTTCGACGTGGGCGGGCTGCCGCGCATCCTGGCCAAGGACCTGGCGAAGAACATGATCGAGCAGGGCACCCAGTTCGGCCCCGAGGTAGTGCTGGGCGAGGAGGTGCAGCGGCTGGAGCCGGACGGCGACCACATCCGCCTGGTCACGCAGAAGGGCGAGTACCTCACGAAGACGGTGGTGATCACCGCCGGGAAGGGCGCGCTGAACCCGCGTGTGCTGGAGTGCCCGGGGTGGAACGAGCACGCGGGCGACGGCGGCGGCGTGCACACCCACGTGCGCCAGCCCGAGGACTTCCGCGGCAAGCGCGTGCTCCTGGTGGGCGGCGGCGACAGCGCGGTGGACTGGGTGCTGGGCCTGAAGGGCGTGGCCAGCGAGGTCACCCTCATCCACCGCCGCCCCGAGTTCCGGGCCCACAAAGCCAGCGTGGAGCAGATGTGGAAGGCCGCCGAGGCGGGCGAGGTGGCGGTGAAGACGCCGTACGAGGTGCGCTCCATCCACGGCCGGGCCGGGTGCGTGGCGAAGGCCACCATCTATAACAACGACACGAACGAGGACGTGGAGATGGAGGTCGACGCCGTGGTCGCCCTTCTGGGCTTCAAGCCGGACCTGGGCCCCATCGGCAACTGGGGGCTGGAGCTGGAGAAGAACACCATCAAGGTCAGCCAACTGATGGAGACCAATCTCCCCGGCGTGTACGCCGCAGGCGACGTGGTGCACTACCCCGGCAAGCTGGAGCTCATCGCCACCGGCTACGGCGAGGCCGCGATCGCCGTGAACAACGCCGTGCATCACATCAATCCGAAGGCGCGGGTCAATCCCGGCCACTCGACGAATCTCAAGATCTTCAAGCAGGATGATTGA
- a CDS encoding SDR family oxidoreductase — protein MMDLSNKVALVTGGAVRVGRAISLALAGEGMRVVVHYNSSSAAAEALVEEIRRGGGEAASIGADLSRADEVRRLADEAAGIFGGIDVLVNNASVFPPERLEETDETLWDHTMAVNLRAPFFLIRHLAPVLRERRGAVVNLCDLAGIQTWAAYAAHGIAKAGLVHVTKVAARSLAPEVRVNGIAPGAVLPPESMGTDELDALERGTPLRRLGSPDDVVRAVLYLLHADYVTGEILVVDGGRMLRG, from the coding sequence ATGATGGATCTCTCGAACAAGGTCGCGCTGGTCACCGGTGGCGCGGTGCGCGTCGGGCGTGCCATCTCCCTCGCGCTGGCGGGGGAGGGGATGCGGGTAGTCGTGCACTACAACTCCTCGTCTGCCGCCGCGGAGGCGCTCGTCGAGGAGATCCGGCGGGGCGGGGGAGAGGCGGCCAGCATCGGCGCCGACCTGTCGCGCGCGGACGAGGTGCGGCGGCTGGCGGACGAAGCCGCGGGGATCTTTGGAGGGATCGATGTGCTGGTAAACAACGCCTCCGTCTTCCCCCCCGAGCGGCTGGAGGAGACGGACGAGACGCTGTGGGACCACACGATGGCGGTGAACCTGCGCGCGCCTTTCTTCCTCATCCGCCACCTAGCGCCGGTGCTGCGCGAGCGCCGCGGCGCCGTGGTGAACCTGTGCGACCTGGCGGGGATCCAGACCTGGGCGGCGTACGCGGCGCACGGCATCGCCAAGGCCGGGCTGGTGCACGTGACGAAGGTGGCCGCGCGCTCGCTCGCTCCGGAGGTGCGCGTGAATGGCATTGCCCCCGGCGCCGTGCTCCCGCCGGAGAGCATGGGCACGGACGAGCTGGACGCCCTGGAGCGCGGCACCCCCCTCCGCCGCCTCGGCTCGCCGGACGACGTGGTCCGCGCCGTCCTCTATCTCCTGCACGCGGACTACGTCACCGGCGAGATCCTGGTCGTCGACGGCGGCCGCATGCTCCGCGGCTGA
- a CDS encoding radical SAM protein, translated as MPDTSGGANAAALGRIAATVEAGGRITADDAAVLWHHAGDDELKRLAQLVRARYHQPGRATYMVMRIINYTNVCVAQCDYCAFYVLPNQPGGYVMTREDVFAKIDDLLRVGGDLVGFNGGFNPKLPLHFYADLFAAVRERYGERVEFYALTIAEFMFLADRADLSYADAAARLRDAGVHWITGGGSEILTEDFRRRHARFKYTVREYFQAQRAIVDAGMRTTATMVIGFDETLEERLEHLQRTRDFQDGCLADGLGGLFSFLCWTYKPYGTDLGGAEITPREYWRHMALSRIFLDNVKHFRTSVLTQNEEAFRALEYGADDFDLPIEDEVTQKAGARVDLDLDRLLAVPRALGYTVEYRHAERPPALAAA; from the coding sequence GTGCCGGATACATCGGGGGGCGCGAACGCCGCCGCGCTGGGCCGCATCGCCGCGACGGTCGAGGCGGGCGGACGCATCACCGCGGACGACGCGGCGGTGCTCTGGCACCACGCGGGCGACGACGAGCTGAAGCGGCTGGCGCAGCTCGTCCGCGCGCGCTACCACCAGCCCGGCCGCGCCACCTACATGGTGATGCGCATCATCAACTACACCAACGTGTGCGTGGCGCAGTGCGACTACTGCGCCTTCTACGTCCTTCCCAACCAGCCCGGCGGCTACGTGATGACCCGGGAGGACGTGTTCGCCAAGATCGACGACCTCCTGCGCGTGGGCGGCGACCTGGTGGGCTTCAACGGCGGCTTCAACCCGAAGCTGCCGCTGCACTTCTACGCCGACCTCTTCGCCGCCGTGCGCGAGCGGTACGGCGAGCGGGTGGAGTTCTACGCGCTGACCATCGCCGAGTTCATGTTCCTGGCCGACCGCGCGGACCTGTCGTACGCCGACGCGGCGGCGCGGCTGCGCGACGCGGGGGTGCACTGGATCACCGGCGGCGGCAGCGAGATCCTGACCGAGGACTTCCGCCGGCGCCACGCCAGGTTCAAGTACACGGTGCGCGAGTACTTCCAGGCCCAGCGCGCCATCGTCGACGCCGGGATGCGCACCACGGCTACGATGGTGATCGGCTTCGACGAGACGCTGGAGGAGCGGCTGGAGCACCTGCAGCGCACCCGCGACTTCCAGGACGGCTGCCTGGCCGACGGGCTGGGCGGGCTCTTCTCCTTCCTCTGCTGGACCTACAAGCCGTACGGCACGGACCTGGGGGGTGCGGAGATCACCCCGCGCGAATACTGGCGGCACATGGCGCTCTCGCGGATCTTCCTGGACAACGTGAAGCACTTTCGCACCTCGGTGCTCACGCAGAACGAGGAGGCGTTCCGCGCGCTGGAGTACGGCGCCGACGACTTCGACCTGCCCATCGAGGACGAGGTGACGCAGAAGGCCGGCGCCCGCGTGGACCTGGACCTGGACCGCCTCCTGGCCGTTCCCCGCGCGCTGGGCTACACCGTGGAGTACCGCCACGCGGAGCGACCGCCCGCGCTGGCGGCCGCCTGA
- a CDS encoding SprT-like domain-containing protein → MKLKDILLDLFGSHPEPDGPPARPEPAPPAPRAPAPPPRAAVPATASADQPDARNEAGVLAVLRRHGAPHQRVRFTHNRRVMVSVGRDRTVIRMNIAFAAADEGVLAAVAILYTPGTKGKRRAMAKEVVQRFINDIPASPAPPRRRRRREHPADRPHLERLQAEFDATNRAHFGGRLPRVPIHLSRNMRRRNGHFSSQPLEIVISWRLCVHGAPGEAEQTVRHEMIHLWQYIEGAAVDHGPAFRRMAHRLDVHPRATRPVKWKRA, encoded by the coding sequence GTGAAGCTCAAGGACATCCTCCTGGACCTGTTCGGCTCCCACCCGGAGCCGGACGGCCCGCCCGCGCGCCCGGAACCCGCTCCGCCCGCGCCGCGCGCCCCCGCGCCTCCGCCGCGCGCTGCCGTCCCTGCGACTGCGTCCGCGGACCAGCCGGACGCGCGCAACGAGGCCGGCGTGCTGGCCGTGCTGCGCCGCCACGGCGCGCCCCACCAGCGGGTGCGGTTCACCCACAACCGGCGGGTGATGGTCTCGGTGGGCCGCGACCGCACGGTGATCCGCATGAACATCGCCTTCGCCGCGGCCGACGAGGGGGTCCTGGCAGCCGTGGCCATCCTCTACACCCCGGGAACGAAGGGGAAGCGGCGGGCGATGGCGAAGGAGGTGGTGCAGCGCTTCATCAACGACATCCCCGCGAGCCCGGCCCCGCCGCGGCGGCGGCGGCGGCGCGAGCACCCGGCCGACCGGCCGCACCTGGAGCGGCTGCAGGCCGAGTTCGACGCGACCAACCGTGCCCACTTCGGCGGGCGGCTGCCGAGGGTGCCCATCCACCTGTCGCGCAACATGCGGCGGCGGAACGGCCACTTCTCCAGCCAGCCGCTGGAGATCGTCATCTCCTGGCGGCTGTGCGTGCACGGCGCGCCCGGCGAGGCCGAGCAGACCGTCCGCCACGAGATGATCCACCTCTGGCAGTACATCGAGGGGGCGGCGGTGGACCACGGCCCGGCCTTCCGGCGCATGGCCCACCGGCTGGACGTGCACCCCCGCGCCACCCGCCCGGTGAAGTGGAAACGGGCGTGA